DNA from Drosophila suzukii chromosome 2R, CBGP_Dsuzu_IsoJpt1.0, whole genome shotgun sequence:
GCTTTTCAAGATacgtatgtacatacatatataaactttaaatttttaatttttcaagtGTCATTCTCTAGACAGCTAACTCTACGTATAAAATATAGGATAACGAAATATTACACAATAACAATTTTGCGATATTATTCCATAAATCGTTTCTATTAACGTATGTTAGCGTTATgtatataaaaacatatttgaaCGTTGTATGAAAGTAGTGACAAACAATTGACGAATTGCTAGGAAAATGCCTGTACCTGTGAAATTCACACCATACacataattaaatttttaataaaatgtgtgacgaaaaataatttttagtttgatttagttgtttcaaaatatatttaagattCAAATGATTCGAAACACTTAAAACAGTGCGATTTGAGGATTCAGTTGTTCTATTAATTTTGATTAAAGGTGTTTAACCAAAATTTAGATTAGTGAAGTCACTACAATTCAGATTgcttttcaaaattataatatcGTAGCCATGCTCGGATTGTTCCAAATAGTGCAACGTTTCTATTCCTACATAGACATTCAAAACGTAACATAACAACTaagaaaagaattttttatgTTTCGTTTTGTGAATTAGATCACAGCTGAGTTCGAAACAAACTGTTGATTCATGCAGGGCTCTAATCTTCAAACGTTTTCTATTTAACTATACAAGAAAACGGACCCTATATGAGATATTGTTTAAACAAATTCTGAATTCGTTATCATAACCGCCCACAAAACACACGCAAATTAGTTTAAATTGCAATTTTATAAGATGTGCATAACAAATGCCAAGATAATGTTTATAAATAAGTGCTTTTTTCATGAAAGTAACTTAAGGTAGGTACAAAATATTAGCAATTACGAATGATTCAATGTTTACAATTACATAATATTCAGCAACAACTTAGGTCCTAAATACATAAATAGATGTACTTAAATTCAAACGGAGCAATGTTAGTCGGTAGACTCTAGGTACATGCCTCATTTCAGCTCGACAATTAATACTAGGTAGAGGTAAATCCGCCAATCACCTTCAGCTCGGCTCTCAGTTACTCGCCTCGTCCGTGTCCACGTCGGATATATCTTTAAGTTTTGTATTGCCGTTCGTGTTGCTGTTGTTCTTGTCGTTGTCGTCGGCGGCCTTTTGGAAATTCTCCTGCAGAGTTTTTGGATCCACGACCAGGATGGGTGTACAGCCATCCATAAGGTGCTCACTCTGACTCTGGTATTGCTCCCGCGAAATGCTACGCGTGAAGGAGAATCGCAGCGACTTTGTTCTGGTCAGCTTCTTTTTAATGGGTGGCTTACCCGCCACTGGAGCCATCGGCTCCGAGCTGGTCCGCTCCGAGCCTTCTGGCGTCGTGGGCACGGAGCTGGACTCCAGCTGGTGGTCACGCAATATCTCCTCCGCGAAGCACTTTATCTGACTCCAGGCATCTAGGATGTCCTTTTCGGTGGCGTGTTCGTAGGTTACGCAGAAGCGGATGACGTAGCGGCCGTTGAACTTGGCCGGCGTCATGTGCATCTTGCCCGAATGGTTAATCTGGGCCAGCAGCATGTGATTGGGCTCATCGCCAGTGCTGTAAGGAGGGTCGAGTAAACCATTAGATCCCAGAATATACATACAATTCCCAGCCAACCCAAGATCTTGTTATAAGGCCAAGCCTTAAATCTATCCTAGATCTATTCTTGTCTGTTCACCTGTCTAAAGATCTGTAGTATATCAAGTatataaatctttaaaattggTGGGACCTACAAATTTGCTGATAGATAACCAAACTCTCAtgaacatattttttatacccgttactcgtagagtaaaagggtatactagattcgtcggaaagtatgtaacaggcagaaggaagcgtttccgaccccataaagtatatatattcttgatcaggatcactagccgagtcgatctagccatgtccgtctgtccgtctgtccgtctgtccgtctgtccgtctgtccggatgaacgctgagatctcggaaactatgggagctaggctattgagatttggcgtgcagattcctgagcttcttacgcagcgcaagtttgtttcggcacagtgccacgcccactctaacgcccacaaaccgcccaaaactgtggctcctacagttttgatgctagaataaaaattttaactgaaatgtattgttctcatcaatacctatcgattgacccaaaaaaaagtttgccacgcccactttaacgcccacaaaccgcgaaatcctgtgacgcccacaattttcatgctagataaaaaattttaactgaaatgtattggtctcgtcgatacctatcgattgatccaaaaaaaaatttgccacgcccactctaacgcccataacgcttaaatctgtgtaccgccggtaggtggcgcattttaatctcgctttgctgcttgcatatctccatttagctgagtaacgggtatctgatagtcgaggtactcgactatagcgttctcccttgttttattttcaagTCCCTAAAACTCAATCGTTTGGTTCCAGATATAATCTATGCCAATTAGTTATGCAACACTTACAATTTGTCATACTGACCAGAACTAATAACATTATCTGTATGAAAGTCAAACTTAATTTAAATGGTATAAACATGGAAAAATGGTATTAGCATTTAAAAAACTAAGTTTGATTTCGATATATGGATGATCTTCTACTATCAAATCTTTTGCGAAATGGTCAAAGAACTTTAAAAACAACCCTTTTTTTCTGTCAAAATAAAAGTctcaaaaaaacattttgggTTCCCCGTTTCAGCTACTTTCTGACAAATTCcaataatattcatatttttggGTTATAGTAATACTATTAAAATCTAATTTTGAAAAAAGAttaggtagtaataaatagtTTGGCGACTTACCGCATTCTAAAGCAGACCAGACCAAGGTGGACATCGTTCCGGACCTCAAATCGCTCATCCTTGCGCACCAGCATCTCGAACTTCTTGGCCAGCGCCATGTGATTGCGTATGTACTCCTGCAGGCCCCTGATGCCGTATGTCCGGAAGACGAACCAAAGCTTCAGCGCCCGGAAGCGCCGACTCAATGGGATGCCGTAGTGGCGATAGTCCACTCCGCTTAGGTGCTCGTGGCGCAGGTACAGGGGATTCACATTGAGCGCGCTCTTCAGGTTCATCACATCCCGTACCCACAGGGCGGAGGCATCGAAGTTCGTCAGAAGCAGCTTGTTGGGGTTCGTGTTGAAGGAGTCGGCGTACTCCAGTCCGGCAGAGAAGACCCGCATCTCGGGCAGGATGAAGGAGTTGCCCGCGTAGGCGCCGTCCACGTGCAGCCAAATGCTGGACACCTGGCGACAAACCTTGCCTATCTCCGTGATGTCGTCGAAGGCGCAGCCGCCGGTGGTGCCCACGGTGGCCACCACGAAAAAGGGCGTCAATCCGGCGTTCACATCGTTCTGGATGGCCTGCCTCAGCAGGTCGACGCGCATACGTCCGTGCTCGTCGGCATCGATGATCCGGAGCTTCACCAGCGCCATCTTGGTGGCCTTCTCAACGGAGGAGTGTGCCTCGCGGCTGGCGTAGGCGATCAGGCTGGGCAGGAATACGCTGTCGTGGACGCTGGTCTGGCCCTTCAGTTCACTGATGGCCCGGGCACGTGCCGTGATCAGAGAGACGAGCACGCACTCGGAGGCGGATCCCTGGAGGGCACCGCCGCCCGTGCTGCCCGGCGCGTCCGAAACGAAGGCCTTGGGCAGCCCGAGGGCCTTGGCATACCAGTTCATCACGATGGTCTCCAGCTCGGCGGCCGCCGGACAGCTGGCCCAGCTGAAGCCAATGGAGCCAATGGCACTGCTCAGCATGTCACCCAGGACCGAGGGAAAGGAGTTGCCCGACGGGAAGTAGGCGAAGAACTTGGGGTGGTTCCAGTGCACCACGCCCGGCATGATCTTCTGCTCAAAGTCCTCGAGCacgtccttgaacgactccgGCGACTGGGGAGCGTCGGCTAAAGATAAACAGGCAGTCGGCGGATTAGTGGGATGGGCCTTACATATTTCTTTTATCACCCATAAATTTTTGGGGGGGCTAGAGCAAAGGCAATATTTATGGCAAGTCTGTTGTTTTTGGCAGTGAGTAGAAAGATCAACAAGTAAGTCTATACGCAAGGTGTGTGTTTGCGTATGCATAATTAATTGATTTGTTTAGTTGAACTCGGGATTGCGGCGTCCATTCCGGcgtaaatatttaacttatcCAACTGCGCGGAATTCGCCTGAAATTCGCCAGCGAAACCCACTCTTCAGCCTGCCAACCTCGGTGGTATTTGGAGATCGGAGATCGTAGATCGGAGATCGAAGATCAGAGGGATGGCTGCCGAGTGAGTGGTGTGAGTGTGCCCCAATTATGCCAGGTCTCCACCCACGCACCTCGTTGCGGGGCACTCGAATCCGTGGGCTGGGGATTTTCGAATAGTTTACACTCGCACATTATTCACATGACTCTTTGGGCAGCGGGCAAAACAATTAGTCAACATGATTTAACAAGTTTTTGAGAGGCACTGAGTTGCCTGTTTCTCTGCCCTGGCTTTCTTTGATTATTTTGCGCAAAgcgaaatattttcaaattttcagaTTCATTGCTAATTTGTTTGGGCATAGTTAACAAATTAGTGTATACAATTTATCACTTGTGCTATAATTAAATGTTGCCTTctgattttaaataaaactcgGCAAAAACAATCAAAGAAAATAGATCTGACTAACAGAATATTTTCTAAACTATATTTACGAAGGGCATTCAAAATCCTGATGTTTGGATGTCAGAATTTCCAAACTATTTCTAACTTTAGTTTCCTAATATGGTTAGTATTATTCTTTGAATGAGTATTGTGTTCTAATAACACAAAATAACGAAATTCCTCAAATTTATTTGTCGATTTTTTGCCGGCTCTTTGATAATTTCACActtctttatattttttttgctcACCTGGTAGCAGTTTTTTCAGGTAACCCGGATCCAAGGTGGGCGCCACATCACGCTCCTCAATGTTGGTGCCATATTGGCATATATAATCGATCACTTCCTTGCCGTATTTGCGAAACTCTTCCACATTCATTTTGTTCAATTTGCACTTGTCGTTTGCCTAATTGTTTTTCAAAGCTTGAGTTTTTATTGTACTTGTCGGTTGGTACTTGgcagtatttatttattgaatacTAGGGTCTATAGCACGGCACACACTGATTTATCTCTATCACTTTCAAATCCCGCTTATCGCGTATCGCCTGCTCGTTGCAGCTCAGCTTCCTTGACGCGAATGTCTTGGCCACTGCGCTGCATTGGTTTTTATATGGCAAGAGACCGTTCGCCCGATCGCCAGATCGGGAACTCTCGGCTCCTCTCTTTTCTCGGCTATATCCCCTTCTAACACCTGTGAGGTGTTCGGTGCTCGGTGCTCGGTCTTCGCACTGACGCTGATTGTCTCGTGATCACGCTCAAATTACTGGCCCGGGAACTCGGACTTCGTTTGGCTGGGAAACCCGCTTTGGTCATTATGGCCACTTCTCTCATTCCGCTCTCGACATCCAACGGAGCACTAGCTTACTTGGCGAAAAAGTCCCTGGTGGGCAAGGGTTTtcagcttttggcttaattaTATGGTGAGTTTGATGCCATTTGCCATGTCATTGAGTAATTAATAATAGCTTCTTATGTAAAATTGGTCAAATTAGTTTATTACAGTAGGATAGTGTAGGAAATAGTAACGAACGATTCGCTTTTGAACGTCACTTTTCGAATaatcaacatttttaaaaagttttaaagcaGAATGTTGCTAGCATCTATTTGGCATACTCCTTTAAAAGTTCGATTTAAAATTCTAGCCGAGTTACATCCTACAACACTTGGCGTTAACCAATTTTTATGTTCACTTTTAAAAGTTGTAGGATAAGGTGACGAACTGATAAATACACACTAAATATACCGAACAAAAATTGGTCGAGTTGAACTGTTTATTCCAAATTGTTATTAACAAGCAATATAAAACTACATCATATAAAGTTATCTGGCAATAACTATTCATTCATTTCacaaaaccaacaaaaaattttaattaaaaaaaaaaatcgtgaCCAAACCATACAAAGAGTTCGTCACGAAACCCTATGAGCTACTGTTAAAAATATGAGTACCAAGAACTGTTGATAAAGAtcttattaatatttttatatgttAACTTTACTCTGGCACTGCTGAAACACTTATTAATTGAATAGGTTTGCTAATTTGTACTCCACCGCTTTAGTTAAgaacaagagaaaacgctatagtcgatggtTCGACTATCAGAGACGAGTGCGAGAGAGATGGATATATGGATGCAGCAAATCCTTTATTCCTACAGAGTCTCTAGTATAGTCCGTAGGGCGTTTATGagcgtttgtgggcgttagagtaggtgTGGCACTACGatgaaacaaactttcgctgcgcaggaagccctagaatctgcatgcttaatattaacatttgaGCTCTTATAATTTCCAAAATGTCAGCGATTacacgaacagacggacaaggCTAGGTCGAATCGactagtgattctgatcaataatatatattatttgtaGGGTCGGAAAtacttccttctacctgtttcatactttccgacaaatctatTATAACCTTTTaatctacgagtaacaggtataatAACTCACGTACAAATTATGCGACTTCTTATGAACATTACTGTAAATACATTGTCGACACGATAAGAGAAATCGGTTACGTTTATTTGGAATTTTTAACGTGACGTAAAAAGTGAGATTTGCAAAGTTCGTCACCTTACCCTACACTCTCCTACAGTAGTTAAATCTGCTGGATATAtagtactttaaaaataaaaccaatttTTTACCATCTTACTAATTGTTAATTTCTTGGGGGCAAGCTTTCGTTTGGTAATTCCACCTTGAACTTACCGATAAATGTACTTTTTCCTACCTCAATAAATGTTTCTTAGCGATTCGACAATTAATTTGTAtggtttttaaattagttttaaacgTGTTCTGCTGCTGTCTGTCAGGCTAACccaaataacttttttgtcTCGTTTTTTGGGGAacttttgggtttttcttGAAAATTACCGACTTCTTGCAAATCCGGCACGTGTGGAGAATGTGCAAAGAGTTGATTAAAGAAGAGAGCAAACTTGTTCCCTCTAATCTTTTCAAGAAATACTGAAACTTTCCGTGGCTGAAAGTGGGGAATCACTCGCAGTACTCGGAAAAAAGTGGCAAACAATTGTCCAAACATTGACCAAATCCGTTAACGGAAATTGGGATGTACGAATGACCAATCCCTGCCAACAGGCCTCACTTATGACGTAGCTGTGAAGAACGCCGATTGTTTCATGGGATCTCCTGCTAGGTGAAATACAAAAACACGaatatcaaaataaacaaacgCTGCCAAATGAATTTCAACGATTTGTTCAGGTTACGGGGCGGCGGAACTTGGGAGATAATAGGTGTGGGTGGGCAAGCACGTACAAATGAATGAATGGGTTTGTTGTGAGAGTCAGTTGGAGCCCCCCTTAATTTGGCTGGGTGCTAATTGTCGACGAGAGATTATCTAACTCTGCCCTGTAATGATCTACCATTAGCTATGCTTACTTTACAATTCATTATAATTCAAAGTACACGGACCGCCATATATCTCTTGAAAATCCTTCATTTAACAATGGTTGTACTGGAAAATAGTTCAACACATATGATTGTTTGCAAATATGGAAATGTACATACTTTAAATGGCTTTAGCATtagaaattaaaatgtagttttcataatttttttttttttacagaGTTCATAAAActgttatttttttattgatgctttaataattaaatttaaatcatGTTGTATGTTAGCTAACAATCATTTAATAGCGATTTCCCAGAACCTTGTTAACTTCTagggttttatttatttccttcaacaatttttttaatcctGTAGTCCTTTGGATTTATTTCGAGACTTGTTCTTATAAATCATTTACAAGCCCTAAAATCCATTCATTATTAAAAAGAACTGAGCACGTTGAACCATTTCCGAATATTAAAACTAGAAGCCTTTATTCTGGAAAAAACGCCAGTAGCTATTATGTTGCGTAGTTCTGTTAAGAAATAAACCCATTTGGACCACCGTTGAAGGCAAAGCCTAACTTTGGCCCACTTGGCTGACTCATTCGGCGCACGCGTCGCCGCCTTGAAGAGGTTTTCAGTGGGAGCAGAGTCCGCTGCAAGAGATTCGGAGATTCGGAGATTGCGAGACAGAGATCGCCTGAACACCGTGACTCGACGTATTTGGCTGCTCCTCTTACTGGGCCTGATCTGAGCTTCGCCCGAACTTTCATTCACAGTGCCAGCCATCGCAGATGACGTCGTGTGTCTAAATATAAAATCATATTCAGTTTACGCGGTCACACTTCAAAATGCTTGACGGCCGTTGCCATCATCCACCGAATCCACATCCATCCGCCTTCTGGTTAAACTTGGACTACGTACGTGAGATCGGAGATGCGAGTTTGGAGCGCGGCTATTGCTTTTGTTGTCTACCATTAATTAAAGCAGTTGGCACTGCCAAACACCAAATAAAATTCCCATGATGTCTCGATACAGTCGAATGTCTCTAAGATGATTTTCAGagtatttcgaaaaaaatattgaatgtaTTTAGGTATGTTCGTTTAGTTTCGAAATAATAAATAGTTTACTACTATTCATCCATCCTTCTTACTTCATTTTTAGGATATGTAGAAAAAATCTAGGAGATATTTAAGGTCTTATCGTGGATTATAAATGATGTGTTAAAAcgaagaaaatattttcttgtttaaagaaaaagaaa
Protein-coding regions in this window:
- the Tdc1 gene encoding aromatic-L-amino-acid decarboxylase translates to MNVEEFRKYGKEVIDYICQYGTNIEERDVAPTLDPGYLKKLLPADAPQSPESFKDVLEDFEQKIMPGVVHWNHPKFFAYFPSGNSFPSVLGDMLSSAIGSIGFSWASCPAAAELETIVMNWYAKALGLPKAFVSDAPGSTGGGALQGSASECVLVSLITARARAISELKGQTSVHDSVFLPSLIAYASREAHSSVEKATKMALVKLRIIDADEHGRMRVDLLRQAIQNDVNAGLTPFFVVATVGTTGGCAFDDITEIGKVCRQVSSIWLHVDGAYAGNSFILPEMRVFSAGLEYADSFNTNPNKLLLTNFDASALWVRDVMNLKSALNVNPLYLRHEHLSGVDYRHYGIPLSRRFRALKLWFVFRTYGIRGLQEYIRNHMALAKKFEMLVRKDERFEVRNDVHLGLVCFRMRTGDEPNHMLLAQINHSGKMHMTPAKFNGRYVIRFCVTYEHATEKDILDAWSQIKCFAEEILRDHQLESSSVPTTPEGSERTSSEPMAPVAGKPPIKKKLTRTKSLRFSFTRSISREQYQSQSEHLMDGCTPILVVDPKTLQENFQKAADDNDKNNSNTNGNTKLKDISDVDTDEASN